The Oceaniferula marina region ATTGCACGCTGCGTTCGAAGTTGCATTTTGATCGGGGCCAAAGCTCGATCACTACCAGTGGCGAAGGGATGAAATCCTGGAATCCGTGGAAAAAGGGGACACGCTTCTTTTTTCAGAATGTTGAGGGAGAGCGTTTACAAGCAGGGCAGTGGATGCTGCAGGGAAGAACCTTGAGTTATGCTCCCCGGGAGGGTGAGATGCCGGGAAAGACGGAGGTGGTGGCTCCTCAGTTGGAAAAGTTGCTCGTCATTCAGGGGGAAAAAGATAATCCGGTTAGCCATGTGCAATTTGACGGCTTCCGCTGGATGCACTCCCGCTTGAATTTGCCGAATGGCATGCCGCCGAACCAGGCTGCAGCCAAAGTGGACGCTGCGATTATGGTGGATCATGCGAAACAGCTTGTGTTTAGGAATGGTGGCATTTCCCAGATGGGTAGGCATGCGATTTGGTTTCGTGAAAATTGTCAGTCGTGTCGTATCGAGCATTGTTTGATTGAGGATCTCGGTGGTGGGGGCGTGCGGATTGGGGAAATGCATACCCGCAGTCAGTCGCCAACATCCGAGGTGGTGGTGGATAACTGCATTATTCGCCGGGGTGGGCGTCTGCTGCCCTGTGCCGTGGGGGTGTGGATTGGGCAGAGTTCGCACAATCGGGTCACCCACAATGAGATCAATGACTTTTATTATACCGGAGTATCTGTTGGCTGGACTTGGGGATATGGGAAAAGCCATACCCATCATAACAAGATTCTAAACAATCACATCCATCATCTGGGGCATGGCTTGCTCAGTGACATGGGGGCGGTGTACACGCTGGGTGTTAGCCCTGGCACCGAAGTGTCGGGTAATGTGGTGCATGATATCGAAAGCTACAGTTACGGTGGCTGGGGATTGTATACCGACGAAGGAAGCACCGGCATCCGGATGGAAAACAATCTGGTTTACCGGACCAAGTGTGGTGGCTTTCACCAGCATTATGGAAAGAAGAATGTGATACGAAACAATATCTTTGCCGATGCGAAACTCTATCAGGTGCAGGCGACACGGCCTGAGAAACACCTTTCGTTTGAG contains the following coding sequences:
- a CDS encoding right-handed parallel beta-helix repeat-containing protein, giving the protein MQWVSFDRRSEQRCGKRLSWVLIAAVLTGVCPAEQAAVKNGSEAMDQWLQQARALKAKEGSGPVVVSIPPGRWVLDRPVLITPADSGTEKRPVIFKVEDPERTSFSSAKFLPEMKPDASGKWVCELPKGFHVDQLFVDGKRAEPARFPRNGFFVMQGVQQKVDKVGTNKRYPEKATQTVALDPQTLKQLAGVNLDQARMVVLHKWDCTLRSKLHFDRGQSSITTSGEGMKSWNPWKKGTRFFFQNVEGERLQAGQWMLQGRTLSYAPREGEMPGKTEVVAPQLEKLLVIQGEKDNPVSHVQFDGFRWMHSRLNLPNGMPPNQAAAKVDAAIMVDHAKQLVFRNGGISQMGRHAIWFRENCQSCRIEHCLIEDLGGGGVRIGEMHTRSQSPTSEVVVDNCIIRRGGRLLPCAVGVWIGQSSHNRVTHNEINDFYYTGVSVGWTWGYGKSHTHHNKILNNHIHHLGHGLLSDMGAVYTLGVSPGTEVSGNVVHDIESYSYGGWGLYTDEGSTGIRMENNLVYRTKCGGFHQHYGKKNVIRNNIFADAKLYQVQATRPEKHLSFEFSRNIIAFDRGTLYRGPFLKIQNKMNHNLIWFPRKATLLAKASKMFGGTSLEAWRKSGRGTKSVIGDPQFRNAEEGDYFPQNEELLKQIGFVRFDFTKAGVYGDPSWIAKAAEGLAR